A stretch of DNA from Peromyscus maniculatus bairdii isolate BWxNUB_F1_BW_parent chromosome 7, HU_Pman_BW_mat_3.1, whole genome shotgun sequence:
CAACCAGATGTGGCTGGGCTCCTTCTGTTTTTATAGTCCAGGGTCACATGTGACTGTAGATGAAAGTGCTGGAGGATTCCTAAGCAGGCGAGCCTGAACTTCTGCCTGCCTCCAGCTGCGTCTTGCTCAGTGTATCTGAGCTTGAACTAGTGGATGTTAGGGAAGTGGGGGAAGTTttccatgtaaaataaaaaggtatCTTTTCTTCCTGGCTCTGAGTGTATAAATTTGTACCAAGACTTTAGAAAATTGGTATGAGTTTCTAAAGCGGGAGTGCCACCTAGACTTAGAGCTAGTAGTTTTatctccaggcctggctttctCACAGGGCACAGGAAGACCCTAGCCAGAATGGCATCCCTGCAGTCTGGGCTCTAAGCCAAGTGAGGGGGTGAGCAGAGTGAGCTCCCGTCCATTCAGGGAACTCAGCAAGCACAGCAGACAGTGACCAAGCTGTTAGCTTTCAGGTCGCGGCCTGGGGCCCTTTCTCCTAGAGAGTCTCCCTTACTGGCCTCTCGCCTGGGTAAGACTTCCGAAACGCCTTTCTCCCGTTATTAGACCGAATGCTCCTGTTTCCCTAGCACATGGTCTGCTTTGTGCTGAAGGCATCCAGACACTTGATAGGTAACCTCGAGAAGCCTCAAGCTGTCTGGGGGTGGAGATGGTAGCCTTGGGTATGTGGTGCTTAGCTTTGATTGTCAACGACACAATCTTGAATCACTTGGTAAGGGCCTCTCGATGAGATCTAGATGAGggtgacctgtgggcatgtctgtggaggttaTTGTGGTTATGtgaattgaggtgggaagaccagcCCAATGTAAgctggcaccattccctaggcagaggacTGTTTAAGAGCagaaaaagtgagctgagcacaagaaTGGAGGCACTCTCTGCTCTTAACTgagtgtgaccagctgctccaccgtctgccttgacttccctgcgaTGATCGACTGTAACCTGAAACTGaaccaaaataaaaactttctcccctaagttgcttttgtcggggtattttatcacagcaggaaAGTAACTTAGACAGCTACAGATGTTGAGCCTGTTTGGAGCTGAAATGAGCCAAAGAGGTTTACTGAGGGGAATTGCACCATCTGGTTGAAAACAGAGAGACTGGCTGCGAGCTCATGCTGAGTGGCCTTAGGTTAGTCATCCTCTCGATGTTATCTGTGCAGTGGGACACTAGCACCAACCACCCAGGGGTGGGAATAGGTTAAGAACTCAAGATACGTAAATGGAAAAGTGAGGTAGACAGCTACTGGGTGATTCCACTTCCAGGAAGTGTCTAGAATAGGTAAACTGACAGAGACAACTCTTAACAGTGGCCAGGaatgggagctggagttactgctTCTCTGACAGTTTCTGTCTGAAATGATAAAAAGGGTTttagagagctgggcagtggtggccgcttggtggcacacacctttaatcccagcactggggaggcagaggcaggcggatctctgagttccaggtcagcctggtctacagagtgagttccaggacagccagggctacatagagaaaccctgtctcaaaaaaacaaaaaacaacaacaaaaggaaggcTGGTTGGGGTCAGGGAGAGCGTGGTACAGAACGCTTGCGCTTGCCTAGCAGATGGCAAGCCCTGGGCTCAGGCTCCAGCAACAAGCCGTGTGTAACGGTGCACACTTGAACTCGCATTACTTTAGAGATGGACGTTATTGTCtattacataatgagttccaggccaacctggatcACATGAGATTCTAtccccaaaacaaaagcaaacaacaaaaaaattttaaaaataaggccaGATGTGTAGCTCAGTAGAATGATTACCTTGCCCAGCATTATCAGATTATGTaatctgagtgtggtggtgcgtgCATGCCTGTCGTTCCAGCCCTTAGGagaggtaaaggcagaaggatcagaaatacaaggtcatccttgactatgacaaatttgaagccagcctggactatatgaagccctgcccccccccaaaaaaaaatagagcctggagagctggctcagcggttaagagcacctgttgctcttccagaggacccgggttcaattcccagcacccacatggcagctcacagctgtctgcatctccagttccagggaatcctacACCCTTTTATGGCTTCCACGGCTACCAGGTATACGTGTAgtccacatacatgcaggcaaaacactcatacacataaaaaataaaacaacagggccagtgagatggcccagtgattcacctgttgccaagcctgatgacctgagttcaatctcaagTACCCAGGTGGCAGAAGGAGCCAGCTGACATCacaggtcctctgacctccacgcgcTTTCtgtaatcattaaaaaaagaatcaaggctggcagtggtggctcacacctttaatcccagcactcaggaaacatccaggcagatcgctgtgatttcagcctggtctgcatagcaagttccagaccaaaaccagagctacacagtgagactgttgTAAAAGCAAAAAGTCAACCCCCAGCatcacaagaaaataaacaatagcaAATCTGTTGTGGCAGTAACTAACTACTTTCTTACTAAATGGAGGCtcactccacaggagggaattcatatttgatactataaacctggtcaaaagccggTGGATGGGTACGTCACAGGCTCCCATGGGTGAACAACAAAATATACATGATGCACCCATGTCATTGCCTTCCAATAGTTGTGTTTATGTCCATAGATCAGGGCTACTGTCAGCTTTTGTTAgagaagcttttttattttattttttaagatttatttgctagccaggcagtggtggcatatgcctttaatcctagcactcaggaggcagaggcaggtagatctctgagttcgaggccagcctgatctacagagtgagttccaggacagccagagctacacagaaaaaccctgtcttgaaaatttttaaaaatttttaaaagatttatttattttatgtatatgagtgctctatctgtatatatgcctgcatgccagaagagggcatcagatccttctagagatggctgtgagccaccatgtgggtactgggaattgaactcaggacctctggaagagcagccagtgctcttaatggctgagccatctctccagtcccagagaagcttctttttgtagtgggCAGTGATACTGCAGAGACTCATACCTGGTCAAAGTGTGGAGAGCAGTTGACtgttgaatgctcagccctaaaagaGACATCCATATCAGCCCCATTCAAGGCTCAGGAAGCATCATAGGAAACAGGATGCAATAATGTGAGAACTGGAGGATGGAGTCTTTGCAGAACACTGTCTTCCGGCCATGACGTGGCTGTTGTACTATTGAACTCATAATAGCTGTGACCTGCACAAGATTTCTACAACATTTGGGCCTGTGAGCATTCTGTCATGGAGGGGCAAGGACTCATGAGGCCCTGCCCCTCCAGGAGGGGGAGACATTTTCCTTAGTTCTGTAGTCACTGGTAAGGTGCCCATGGCTTCTGTAAATAACCTCTCGCCCACCCTCCTGTAAGCAATCCTACGAAACTCACCAAGTCGCAAAAACAGACATGAAAGTTGAAGGGGGGTGGGGACAAGAGAGGCTAGTGGGGTGAGCATGATCaaatacattatacacatgtatgaaagtgCCATGATGAAGCATATTATTAtgaataattaatatatgctgatAGAAAAACAGGAACAGTACACAGTAACTCCCTTTGCCATTTTCACAACTTATTCTGAGTCTACAATTACTTCAAAACAAAAGTTTGAAAAAACAGAAGGAGGTATGTCTTCACTTTGTAGCCGCCCTGTGCTCCCGACTCTGCATCTGACTCAGAGATTCACTGTCCTCTCGTAGTACTGGGACTTATCCAGGCGATAAACCCCAACTGGCCTGTAGAGGGCTGGCATCTGTCCCCATTTGTCAGAGGACTGGAGCCAAGTCACAGTCTAGTTTcacttttgttttcctgaaattagggaggagccagggaggGAACTGTAACAAGCTGCACTTCGGTTACTGTTTGCACTGGTTCCGAGCCCGGCTGTGggctgcctcctcttctccactGACGCCAGCTGTGAGCATTACCTTATCCGGCCCCAGGACTGAGGATGGATGGGGAGCTATACTCGAGGCAGCTGTGAGTCTCAAGGTGGTGGGATACAGAGTCGGCTGGCCTCCAGACCTTTGGTCTCCAGCTGCCTGCCCTCCCACTTCTTAACCACAGGTATGTTCTGGGGCTGCCCGCTATGCAGAGGATCCGGGGAGCCAATGTCTTGCTATCAGGCCTGCGGGGCCTAGGAGCtgaggtggccaagaacctggtGCTTATGGGTGTAGGCAGCCTCACCCTGCATGATCCCCATCCCACCTGCTGGGCTGACCTGGCTGCTCAGGTGAGTCTTGGGGTCTCTATGCTCTCTCCCAGAGCAGGGCCAAAGGGGAATCTCTTTGACCAAACTACACTGTTCTGTCCTTAGTTTTTCCTCTCAGAAGAGAGCTTGGGAAGGAGCAGAGCTGAGGCCTCTCACGCGCTCTTGGCTCAGCTCAATGAAGCTGTCCAGATCTCCGTCCATACAGGTGACATCACTGAGGACCTCCTGCTGGCTTTCCAGGTACTTACCCCAGCCTCAGTTTGCATGACAGCCTGGTCATCCCTCCTGCCCTTAACAGCAAAGACAGTGGCCAGTGATTCTGGTGTCCATGTAGGTAGTGGTGCTGACTGACTCCGAACTAGAGGAGCAGCTGAAGGTGGGAGCCTTCTGCCACAAGCATGGAGTCCACTTTCTGGTGGCTGAAACCCGGGGCCTTGTCGGGTGAGGAGACTACCTGTATACCCCACCATATCACTGCCAACAGTTGCCCCCAATGCTTCCCGAGCTCCAAGCTTGCCCCATCACTCTCCACCCTGCCTCAAGCCTAGCCAAGGATCCTCTTAATTCTGGACTACAATCTCAGCCTTGTTTCTACACCTCAGTGTCCAGATCTGTTCTAGTACACCCTGTGCACCCAAATCTTAAGTCCCACatctttcccagaattccttcCCCTCTGGGCCTGTCCTAGAGTGCCCACCATTATTCACAACTGATGGGCTTCCTCAGTAACTTCTGCCAACCATCCTAGGCGGTTGTTCTGTGACTTTGGTGAGGACTTCATTGTTGAGGACCCTACAGAGGTAGAACCCGTGACAGCTGCCATCCAGGACATCTCCCAGGTGGGTGCTGAGATGTAGAGATTTACCTGATATCCAGAGAAAGGTGCCAGGGCCCGTGGAAGGCAGGTATAGGCACTCTGAAATCAAACCATCTCTCACCCAGGGGTTGCCTGGCATTGTCACTCTGCGAGGAGACACCAACAGACATCCCTTCAATGATGGGGACTTGGTGACTTTCTCAGGCATCGAAGGCATGGTTGAACTGAACAGTTGCTCTCCCCAGCCTGTCCGTGTGCAGAGTAAGCCAACCTTTCTCCAACCCCTGGCTCAATGCTATGTGGAAACTACTTGTAGTTAGGGGTCCTGACTTACTAGGCTGCATTTCTTCCAGAAGATGGGTCCTTGGAGATTGGAGACACAACAGCTTTCTCCCGTTACTTGCGTGGTGGGGTTGTCACTGAAGTCAAGATGCCCAAGACTGTGAGGCATGTGAGTGCAAGTCCATCTGAGTTACATCAAGGGGTGCATAGTGTTCCAGGCCTCGTCCTGAGCTAAGCAACTCCGACCTCTACAACCCTGGCCCCCACAGAAGTCCTTGGACATAGCTCTGCTGCAGCCCCGGGTGGTGGTCCAGAATTCTCAGGAACTACAACGTGCGCACTGCCTGCATCGGGCCTTCCATGCACTGCACAAGTTCCAGCAACTTCACGGCCGGCTCCCCAAGCCCTGGGATCCCGTGAGTGGCCCCACACTGCACAATGcacagcctctgccttcctggacctcacttttCAGACCTCACCTCAGTGACCACTTACAGATCCAAGTCTGAACCCTAGAGGTAGATTCTGTACTCAAGAACGGGACATGAATGCCACTCTCTTGCACTGGAGGTTGTGTTCATAGCTGTACGTGGCCTACAACCTGGAGACCCTGCTTACTCCATCCTTAAGCCGTCAGAGGCAGGTTGGAAGTTGAGCTCAGATGGGTGATGCCTTCCGCATCTCTGGCTGGTGCTGGGCACCCTTTGGTAGTGCTTCCCAGCCTAGCAAACACCAGGCTTTCCCACTTAGGAGTCTGCTGCTTCCGTGGAATAGGGTGGATGGGTGCCTGCCTGAAGGCTTTGAGTGGGAGGTTAGAATTCAGACTGGGACTACTAGGCCCACGTATGCCATGCCTGAGTGCCATCCCACAGGTTGATGCGGAGGCCGTGGTGGGCCTGGCCCAGAGCCTGGAGCCACTAAAAGGGACAAAAGAAGAATCACTGGATGAGGCTCTACTTCGGAGAATTGCCCTGAGTAGTGCTGGTACCTTAAGCCCCATGGCAGCCATTCTAGGGGGCGTGGCTGCCCAGGAAGTCCTGAAGGTAGAGTAGACACAagtgggcagagggagggactgggaaagtGGGCAGGTCCGTGTATATGCCAGAGAGCACCCATACCAAGCAGCAGCCCTGGAGCAGTTTATCAACCCAGGTACAGCGCTCAGATGGGATCTAAGGGGATCAGGAATTAGGAGTTGGCAGAAGCCCCCAGAGTGAAGTGTCCACCCCCAGGCAATCTCCAGGAAGTTCATGCCCCTGGACCAGTGGCTGTACTTCGATGCCCTTGAATGTCTTCCAGAAGATGAGGCGCTCCTTCCCAATCCTGAGGACTGTCGTCTGGTGAGAACTGGTAGTGAAAACCTTGTTCAAAATCAGGGTTAGAGGAGAAACCTGAGAAACACTCCTGATTAAAGAGCTCAGTGAAtgacacacagcacagacaccaGCCATCACTGGCCATCGTCTGTGTTCCCTAGAGAAACTGCAGATACGATGGGCAAATTGCTGTGTTTGGGACCGGTTTTCAGGAGAAACTGAGCTGCCAACACTATCTCTTGGTGAGCTGAGGGATGATGGTGGGGATGTCTTGGGGAAATTCAGGCCAAGTGCCCTGGATAAGACTGTTCCTGCCGGCAGGTGGGAGCTGGTGCCATCGGCTGTGAGATGCTCAAAGGTTTTGCCCTAGTGGGCCTGGGAGTCGGGGCTAATGGAGGCGTGACTGTGGCTGACATGGACCACATAGAACGCTCCAACCTCAGCAGGCAGTTCCTCTTCAGGCCTCAGGACATTGGGGTGAGTGCCAGTCCCTCTTACATCCTTGAGTCTCGGGTTGCTTTCTCATAATGTACccatttcctctcttcccagaggCCCAAGGCAGAGGTGGCTGTAACAGCAGCCCAGCGTCTAAACCCAGACCTAAACGTGACCTCGTGTACCTACCCGCTGGATCCCACCACAGAGCACATCTATGGTGACGACTTCTTCTCCAGGGTGGACGGCGTGGTTGCTGCTTTGGACAGCTTCGAGGCCCGTGAGTGCCTAACTTAGAGCCGAGCCCCTTGCCCAAGGCACTGGCAGTCTCACCCCAGACCCTATCCCCTTTGGCCAGGGCACTATGTTGCTGCCCGATGCACCCACTACCTGAGACCACTGCTGGAGGCGGGCACACGGGGAACCCGGGGGAGTGCTTCAGTGTTTGTGCCGAATGTGACCGATGCCTACAagggtcctgcctcagctgcagcGTCGGAGGGTGCTTCCTATCCTCTGTGCACCTTGCGGTATTTCCCCAGCACAGTGGAGCACATCCTGCAGGTGAGTGTATCCCACCCTACCCATCTCCGGTCCTCAAACGGCAGATGTGTTCTTCATCTAATACCTtaacaccctcccctcccccacagtgggCCCGGGATGAATTTGAGGGACTCTTCAGACAATCTGCAGAGACCATCAACTGCTACCAAGAGTAAGGCCGACCACAGAGGTAGCTGGGAGTCCCGGACTCCAGGCACAGAGTTCAGCCTCAAACGTCCTCCTTTCTCTGCAGGACAGGCACTTCCGTGTTGGCCATGGATCGGACAACCTTACTGCGGCAAGTGATGGGTGTCCTGAAAATGCGCCCACGGACCTGGCAAGACTGCGTGGCGTGGGCTCTAGGCCACTGGCAACTCTGCTTCCATGACGGCATTGTAGAGCTGCTGAGACACCTCCCATGTGATAAAGTAGGTAGTCAGTGGCTGGGCAGCTGATGTGCCAGGCTCCAGACTGAGCCCAGCAGCCTCTGTTTCCTCAGGTGCTTCAGGATGGAACTCTGTTCTGGTCGGGATCCAAAAGGTGTCCACAGCCCTTGCAATTTGACCCCAACCAAGTGAGTGCAGTCCTTGGACATGAGTCCCCTTAGAGAAGAGGTAGCCACCTGTACCTTCTGTTAAGATGCCGGAAGGGAGCCACGCTTGAGCAAATGTGGGTGTCTGTACTTGGGACAGTCAGGCATTCGAACATGTCCACAAAAGGGCAGTGAACCCCATCCCACGTGCCCACGAATCCGCTCCTGCTCTCTGCCTGGCTCCAGGGCATGCATTTCCTCTACGTGCTGGCTGCTGCCAACCTGTATTCACAAATGCATGGGCTGCCTGGCTCACGAGACCAGACTGCACTCAGGGAACTGCTGAGGCTGCTGCCAGAGCCTGATTCCGCGCACCCCAACCTCATCTCTGCTGACACTTTAACTCCTGCTGAGCTTGGTGAGATTCTGGTCTAAACAGTCGTTTGAGGCTTGCCAtgcccgcgccccccccccatctcgtCAACCCCCTCTGGGCCTCTTTGCTGCTTGGTTTATCTCCATCCCGTGGCCCCTCAGTAGGTTCTCTCTCTGCTGCCTAAAACATATTCCAGGTCTCTTGAGAGACTTTtggaattgaaaagaaaaaaatgttctgcaGAGTGCCTAGCTGTGGTCCCCAGGTTAGGACAGAGTCACGAGGTAATCACAGGGGCAAAGAGTGGGACTGCAAGGAAGTCAATTGCCCATCAGTGAGGGAGTCCTTGATCTGATCAAGCGGCAGCGAATGGCAGGTTAGGCAGAGACCACGGAGGGACACAGGCTCTAGAGTACAGGAAATGAGCTAAGGACTGATCCCATGCCCTGCTCCCTGACAGGCCCCGAGCAGTTGAAGGAACTGCAGGAATCCTTAGAAGACTGGAGCAAGGGCCCTCCGCTGAAAcctgtgctgtttgggaaggtagGACCCCAAGTGGGGGTGAAGAACTGGGCTGGGGAAGGTAAGGAGACGGGGTAGTCGAGAACCCCAGTTTCCTTCCCTCAAGGCCATGGGAGCGGCCCCCGCCCCATGCACCTCATCTGCACCGTGTGGTAAAGGAGAAGATGGTAGCTACCCACTCACAAAACCGTACAAAGACCAGTCAGTGGCATCCAGTTGGCCATGGGGAGGGATACCACCGCAGAGCCAATACCTCCGTGACAGGGACGCCACCTCAGCGCTAACACTGCTGTGACTTGGGCCTGCAGGAGGATGACGACAACTTCCACGAGGACTTTGTGGTTGCAGCGTCTAACTTGCGAGCTCAGAACTACGGGATCCTACTGGTCAGCCGTGCTCAGGTAGCTCCGCCCCTTTGGGGCTCAGGCCTGGAAGTGAGAGCCAAATCTTAGTCCTCAACCTTGAGCCCTGACTAAGTGCCCTGTTCTTGACAGATCAAGCAAACCGTGGGCCAGATTATCCCAGCTGTTGCCACCAGTACAGCAGTTGTGGCGGGCTTATTAGGCCTGGAGCTGTATAAGGTGGTGAGTGGGCCACGGCCCCTTAGTACCTTCCGTCAAAGCTATCTGCACCTGGCTGAAAACTACTTCATCCGATCAGTGCCTTCCGCCCCAGCCCTCCAGTCGGTGAGCCCCTGATACCCTACCCCCGTGCCCATTAGACCTGAGTTCTCCCTTTACCCATCCAAGCAGAGTCCTCTCTCTAACTGTGggctctctccaggccccagacgACAGGGGAATCCTCTAGACTCCCCCCAGCTCCCTTCCTGCTATGAAGCCAGGCTGGGAGCTGTCAGACACAGGAAATAGCCATCAGCcattcccccccaacccccctgcAGTCCAGGGTCTGGGGGAGCTGCAGCTTTAACTCATTAGTGGAGCCAGACATCCCCCACAGCCCCCTCCTTCTCAATAATATCCTGGTGGGAGGGAGTAGGGAGGGGCAAGCATAGACTCAGCCCCAGGAAGTCTAGCCTCCCTCTGTGGAGCCTTGTTCTGTCCACCTCAAGCCAAGTTAAAGGGCACCAGGCCTGCTACCGTGAGTGTGGGTCTCAAGCCTCTAGGAGAGCATGTTTACGCTAACAGATAGGGGTCCATCAAGGTCTGGGCAGCCCTGGTGTGTGAACATGGAGGGACCAAGTTTACACATCTGTGCGCCAGATGGGAGAGCAAGCTCTTCCTCAATGTGAACATTCATGGCTGTGCATGTGGAAACATACGTGGGTGCTGTTGGCTTTGTTGTGTGGGTGTTCCTACGGCGGCAGGATGGTCCTGTCTCCAGCTGTGTGCCCAGGCTCTGCCACAGCTGGCTGAGGGACAGGAAAGGGGGTAGAAGGAATGCCCTCACCAGGGGAGAGGACAGAGGTCACTAGTTAGCCTAGGGTCCCTCTGGGCAAGCACACAGAGTGCTTTTGTGAGGTGCCCCACTGTTAACCAGCACAGAGACTGCCTTTGTCCATGGAATGGGGGTGGGTACGAGTCCCCATCTTGCCTCTAGCCTAGTCTCAGCTCGACCCCAGTATGTTTTCTGAGGGTTGGCAGGACCCCTTTGTCCTGGACTCTGGATGTCTGCTACATCTGTCCTCAGCTATAGATACCAGGACTCTTCAACTGGGAAAAAGATGGGATAAGAATAAAAGCTTCTGTAGACTGTCTCTGTGAGGATCTCTGGGTCAGTAGGGTTCCATTGTGGCCGTGTCCTTGGTTTTCACATGCCCGTGAGCAGTCCAAAGCCCTGTATGTAAGGGCTGGAGAGCAGAATGAGCTGCATCCTCCCGCTCCCAGCCTCCCCTTTGAGGAACAAGCAGTTTTATCGGAGACTGCAGCAGCCCAGCCCCAGCTTCCTCAggaagcagcccccccccccccaccgcctccAACTGGCCTGTGTGATGGATGTCTGTTTCCCTGTACAGGGCCCCATAGCTCCATTTCCTGTGCTGGCCCCAgcctgggtggggaggggggctgagACTCTGGGCCCAGATCCCACCTTCCACCCCCCACCTCTTGGCTCCGGCTTCCTGCCTCTGGAACAGCTCCTCCTCTAGGAAAAGCTGCTAGTAACTGGGCCAGGGGTTGCAGATTTGTGCGAGAAATCTCTAATTCCTCCTCACCTCCATCCCGTAGTTCCATCACCTGAAATGGACCTGTTGGTGCCGCCTGAAGGTGCCCGCTGGGCAGCCTGAGAGGACCCTGGAATC
This window harbors:
- the Uba7 gene encoding ubiquitin-like modifier-activating enzyme 7 isoform X3, producing MDGELYSRQLYVLGLPAMQRIRGANVLLSGLRGLGAEVAKNLVLMGVGSLTLHDPHPTCWADLAAQFFLSEESLGRSRAEASHALLAQLNEAVQISVHTGDITEDLLLAFQVVVLTDSELEEQLKVGAFCHKHGVHFLVAETRGLVGRLFCDFGEDFIVEDPTEVEPVTAAIQDISQGLPGIVTLRGDTNRHPFNDGDLVTFSGIEGMVELNSCSPQPVRVQKDGSLEIGDTTAFSRYLRGGVVTEVKMPKTVRHKSLDIALLQPRVVVQNSQELQRAHCLHRAFHALHKFQQLHGRLPKPWDPVDAEAVVGLAQSLEPLKGTKEESLDEALLRRIALSSAGTLSPMAAILGGVAAQEVLKAISRKFMPLDQWLYFDALECLPEDEALLPNPEDCRLRNCRYDGQIAVFGTGFQEKLSCQHYLLVGAGAIGCEMLKGFALVGLGVGANGGVTVADMDHIERSNLSRQFLFRPQDIGRPKAEVAVTAAQRLNPDLNVTSCTYPLDPTTEHIYGDDFFSRVDGVVAALDSFEARHYVAARCTHYLRPLLEAGTRGTRGSASVFVPNVTDAYKGPASAAASEGASYPLCTLRYFPSTVEHILQWARDEFEGLFRQSAETINCYQETGTSVLAMDRTTLLRQVMGVLKMRPRTWQDCVAWALGHWQLCFHDGIVELLRHLPCDKVLQDGTLFWSGSKRCPQPLQFDPNQGMHFLYVLAAANLYSQMHGLPGSRDQTALRELLRLLPEPDSAHPNLISADTLTPAELGPEQLKELQESLEDWSKGPPLKPVLFGKEDDDNFHEDFVVAASNLRAQNYGILLVSRAQIKQTVGQIIPAVATSTAVVAGLLGLELYKVVSGPRPLSTFRQSYLHLAENYFIRSVPSAPALQSFHHLKWTCWCRLKVPAGQPERTLESLLAHIQKEYGLKVKMLLHGQAVLYSAQWSSEKQTQRLGLRVTELVRQVTSWEPEPGQRVLVLELSCEGEEDETVFPPLHYELRQGSHHPATRP